The DNA window CACCGTCGTCGACGCACCGATCGTCGGGCTCGAGAACGGTTTCGGCATCGTCGACGTCGTCGTAGCAGACGACTCGGTCAACGTTGTCGCCGTAGGTCGGACAGGAGTCGGGTTTGGTGTCCCCAGGCGGACTCGAGGTCGTCGGTGCGCCGTCCGATCCGGGGTCGTCTGATTCGGGGTCGTCGGACGATCCGCCACTCGGTTCCATTCCCTCGATACAGCCCGCGAGGGCACCGATGCTGGCCGCGGCGAGTAGTCTCCGGCGAGTCGGAGCAGACATACGCGAACATTATTTCGGACCAATAAATAGGCTCGCCAAGGTAAAACAGCGATCGGAACTTACTCGACGACGACGACCGCCGACTCGGTTTCGATCATCTCGCCCTCGCCCGAGTAGGTTCGCTCGAGGGAGACCTCGAACAGTTCGCTCTCGAGTTGCTCGCCAGCAACGCGTAGAACGTCCTGGCTCTCGTCGATCTCGTACTCGCCGCTCTCGATTCCGGCGTCGATATCGCCGACTTTCGAGCCGAATTTCGGTCCGAGCGTCGAGTAATCTAGATCGATCGAGGCGACCTCGGTCGTCACCTCGGGTTCGTCCTCGAGCAGCGTCAACTCCTGGACGTGCATCACGTTCTGGATGGCGTCCTCGAAGCCCTCGACGGGGCCGTAGACCGACACCGCCTCGAGGTCGGCGTTGAGCGGCAACTGCTTCTCGCTCTTGTACCGACGAAGCGCGGAGATGACTTCCGTCGCCGTCTCGCCGGCCTCGAGGTCCGCCTCGTAGCCCTGTGGACGCGGCCACTCGCGGGTGTGGATGCTGTTTGCCTCCAGGTCGTCGGGACCGTCGCTGTAGACACCCTGCCAGATCTCCTCGGTGACGTGGGGCAAGAACGGCGCCCACAACTCGAGGAAGGTTCGGTGTGCGGTTCGCAGCGCGTACTGCGTCGAGGGATTGTCTTCGCGACCTTTTGCGATCTCTAAGTAATCGTCACAGAACGTGTTCCAGAAGAAGGTTCTGAGTCGGTCGCGAGCCTTCGCGAACTCGTACTCCTCGAGTTGCGCAGTGAGTTCTTCGGTCGCGTCGTCCAGTTCGGCGAGGAGCCAGCGGTCGATCGCCTCGAGTTCCTCGGGTTCTTCGGGGTCGGCGGGCGCGAGCGTGTCGACGAGTTTCGAGGCGTTCCAGAGCTTGCGCAGGAGCTTCTCGCCCGCACGGAGGTCCTTCTCCTGATAGGGAAAGTCGTCGCCGACGGCCGCGCTGGCCGCCCAGAAGCGGACGGCGTCGACGGGGTACTCCGAGAGCACGTCGTTCGGGTCCACGACGTTGCCACGAGATTTGGACATCTTCTCGCGGTTCTCGTCGAGCACGTGGCCGTTGATCAGCGTCGCGTCGAAGGGCACCTCGCCCGTGTGCTCGTAGCACTTGACGATGGTGTGGAACAGCCAGAAGGAGATGATGTCGTGGCCCTGTGGCCGGAGATCGAAGGGGTAGAGCTCGGGGTTTGCCATCGTGAATTCGCCGTCACCGCCGTCGCCGTCGGGGTCCCAGTCCCAGCCCGCGTTGATCAGCGGCGTCAGCGAGGATGTCGCCCACGTGTCGAAGACGTCCTCTTCGGGCTCGAATTCGTCGTGACCACACTCGGGACAGGCGTCGACTGGCGCGTCGTCGGAGAGGGGATCGACGGGCAGCTCCTCCTTTTCCGCCATGACCTCGTGGTCACACTCCGCACAGTACCAGACCGGGAACGGGATTCCCGAGTCGCGCTGGCGAGAGATGAGCCAGTCCCACTCGAGGCCCTCGATCCAGTGTTTGTACCGGGTGAACATCTTTTCGGGGTACCACTCCATCTCCCGGCCGGCCTCGAGGTACTCCTCCTTGTGATCCAGGATCTCGACGTACCACTGTTTGGAGACGCGGTACTCGACGGGCGTCTCACAGCGCTCGTGGACGCCGACGGCGTGGGTGATCTCCCAGCGGTCGCGCAGGGAGCCGTCCTCGTCTAAGTCCTCGACGATGGCCTCGCGAGCCTCCTCGGTGGACATACCCTCGTAGTCGCCGGCGAGATCGGTCATCGTCGCGGACTCGTCAATGGCAACGCGAAGCGGCAGGTCGTGGGCCTGGTACCACTCGATGTCGTTTTGGTCGCCGAAGGTACAACACATCACGACGCCGCTGCCTTTCTCCATGTCGACGCGCTCGTCGGCGATGATCGGCACCTCGTGGCCGAAGATCGGGATTCGTGCCGTTTCGCCGACGAGGTCCTGATTCGCCTCGTCGTCGGGGTGGACGAAGACGGAGACGCAGGCCGGGATCAGTTCGGGTCGCGTCGTCGAGATGACGAACTCCTCGCGGTCCGCGCCGTCGGAGGCCAATTCGAACGCGATATCGTTGAAGTGCGAGTGGCGCTCGTCGTCTTCGGTCTCGACCTGCGAGATCGCGGTCTCGCACTCGGGACACCAGATCGCGGGGGCTTTCTTGCGGTACTCGCGGCCCTTCTCGTGGAGATCGAGGAACGAAAGCTGAGAGATGCGCTGGACGCGGGGCTCGATCGTCTTGTACGTGTGCGACCAGTCGATCGAGGTCCCGAGGCTCTGCATCTGCTCCGTGAACTCGGCTTCGTACTCCGCACAGACTTCGCGACAGAGTTCCTGAAACTCGCGGCGTTCGTAGTCCTGGTGGCGGATCTCGAGTTCGGTCTCGGTCAGACGCTCGCTCGCGATACCGTTGTCGTCGTACCCGAACGGAAAGAGTACGCTTCCGTCGTGCATCCGTTGGAACCGGGCGGCGAAGTCCTGCAGCGTCGAGCCGTAGAGGTGGCCCATGTGCAGGCTGCCCGAAACCGTCGGCGGAGGCGTGTCGATCGCGTACGTCGTGTTCGGATCCTGTCCCGGATCGCCGTCGTAGGCGTAGACCGCTTCGTCGAGCCAGCGGTTCTGCCAGCGGTTCTCGACCGCTTCGGGGTCGTAGCCGCCCTCGAGGGGAGACTCGTCGTCGGCTTGCTCGGGCGCGTCTGTGCTCATGCTCTCACCGCCCGCGAAGGGCGTCGGCAATGCGTCGTCTCGATGTTGCAGGCGTGTTCGTTCATCGGAAATAC is part of the Natronorubrum sediminis genome and encodes:
- a CDS encoding valine--tRNA ligase, with the translated sequence MSPTSIHRTTTGISDERTRLQHRDDALPTPFAGGESMSTDAPEQADDESPLEGGYDPEAVENRWQNRWLDEAVYAYDGDPGQDPNTTYAIDTPPPTVSGSLHMGHLYGSTLQDFAARFQRMHDGSVLFPFGYDDNGIASERLTETELEIRHQDYERREFQELCREVCAEYEAEFTEQMQSLGTSIDWSHTYKTIEPRVQRISQLSFLDLHEKGREYRKKAPAIWCPECETAISQVETEDDERHSHFNDIAFELASDGADREEFVISTTRPELIPACVSVFVHPDDEANQDLVGETARIPIFGHEVPIIADERVDMEKGSGVVMCCTFGDQNDIEWYQAHDLPLRVAIDESATMTDLAGDYEGMSTEEAREAIVEDLDEDGSLRDRWEITHAVGVHERCETPVEYRVSKQWYVEILDHKEEYLEAGREMEWYPEKMFTRYKHWIEGLEWDWLISRQRDSGIPFPVWYCAECDHEVMAEKEELPVDPLSDDAPVDACPECGHDEFEPEEDVFDTWATSSLTPLINAGWDWDPDGDGGDGEFTMANPELYPFDLRPQGHDIISFWLFHTIVKCYEHTGEVPFDATLINGHVLDENREKMSKSRGNVVDPNDVLSEYPVDAVRFWAASAAVGDDFPYQEKDLRAGEKLLRKLWNASKLVDTLAPADPEEPEELEAIDRWLLAELDDATEELTAQLEEYEFAKARDRLRTFFWNTFCDDYLEIAKGREDNPSTQYALRTAHRTFLELWAPFLPHVTEEIWQGVYSDGPDDLEANSIHTREWPRPQGYEADLEAGETATEVISALRRYKSEKQLPLNADLEAVSVYGPVEGFEDAIQNVMHVQELTLLEDEPEVTTEVASIDLDYSTLGPKFGSKVGDIDAGIESGEYEIDESQDVLRVAGEQLESELFEVSLERTYSGEGEMIETESAVVVVE